One genomic region from Cellulomonas fengjieae encodes:
- a CDS encoding aldo/keto reductase — MQYRTLGTSGTIVSAQCLGTMTFGAEADERASAEMMTTFVEHGGTFVDTADVYSQGGSEEILGRWLAAHPTDARQLVVATKGRFAMGDGRNDLGLSRRHLREALDASLRRLGVEHIDLYQMHAWDALTPVEETLGFLDEAVAAGKISYYGFSNYLGWQLTKAVHTARAHDWSRPVTLQPQYNLLVRDIEHEVVPAALDAGLGLLPWSPLAGGWLTGKYERDVLPQGSSRLGEDPTRGMEAWEARNADERTWRVIDAVREVADAREVTMSQVALAWLAARPGVTSVIIGARTSEQLGDNLRAADLVLTAAELERLTEVSAPRVDDYPYGTAGVAQRHRGGL, encoded by the coding sequence ATGCAGTACCGCACCCTCGGCACCAGCGGAACGATCGTCTCGGCGCAGTGCCTCGGCACCATGACGTTCGGCGCCGAGGCGGACGAACGGGCGTCCGCCGAGATGATGACGACGTTCGTCGAGCACGGCGGGACGTTCGTCGACACCGCCGACGTCTACTCGCAGGGCGGCTCCGAGGAGATTCTCGGACGCTGGCTCGCCGCCCACCCCACGGACGCACGGCAGCTCGTCGTGGCGACGAAGGGGCGGTTCGCGATGGGAGACGGTCGCAACGACCTGGGCCTGTCTCGCCGCCATCTGCGCGAGGCGCTCGATGCCTCACTGCGTCGCCTGGGTGTCGAGCACATCGACCTCTACCAGATGCACGCCTGGGACGCGCTCACCCCCGTCGAGGAGACGCTCGGGTTCCTCGACGAGGCCGTCGCCGCGGGCAAGATCTCGTACTACGGATTCTCCAACTACCTCGGGTGGCAGCTCACGAAGGCCGTCCACACGGCGCGTGCCCATGACTGGTCGCGGCCGGTCACGCTCCAGCCCCAGTACAACCTGCTCGTACGCGACATCGAGCACGAGGTCGTTCCCGCAGCCCTCGACGCGGGCCTCGGGCTGTTGCCGTGGTCACCGCTGGCCGGCGGCTGGCTCACCGGGAAGTACGAGCGGGACGTCCTCCCGCAGGGCTCGTCCCGGCTGGGCGAGGATCCCACCCGAGGCATGGAGGCGTGGGAGGCACGGAACGCCGATGAGAGGACGTGGCGTGTCATCGACGCCGTCCGGGAGGTCGCCGACGCCCGCGAGGTGACCATGTCCCAGGTCGCCCTGGCGTGGCTCGCAGCCCGCCCGGGGGTCACCTCGGTCATCATCGGAGCCCGCACGAGCGAGCAGCTCGGCGACAACCTGCGCGCCGCCGACCTGGTGCTCACGGCCGCCGAGCTCGA
- a CDS encoding zinc-dependent alcohol dehydrogenase family protein, whose amino-acid sequence MKALVFHGPGSIAWEDVPDAALVESTDAVVQVDTTTICGTDLHILRGDVPAVTAGRILGHEGVGTVVSVGESVTNHAPGDRVIISCISSCGVCRYCRSQMPSHCLAPEGAPGIGWILGHLIDGTQAELVRVPFADGSLHRLPPAVPDPLAVLLSDILPTGFEIGVQYGQVKPGDSVAVVGAGPVGLAAVATAGLYGAATIVAIDRDLNRLEVAKGLGATVTVDASAADWREQVLAATDADGVDVAIECVGIPQTFTMCTQLVRPGGHLANLGVHGKPVELALQDLWIQNLTITTGLVNATTVPMLLRLVAAGKLPVDAFVTHRFALADIMEAYGTFDDAAQTRALKVLLSR is encoded by the coding sequence ATGAAGGCGCTCGTGTTCCATGGTCCGGGCAGCATCGCGTGGGAGGACGTGCCGGACGCGGCGCTGGTCGAGTCGACCGACGCGGTCGTCCAGGTCGACACCACGACCATCTGCGGGACGGACCTGCACATCCTGCGCGGCGACGTGCCGGCCGTCACGGCGGGCCGCATCCTCGGTCATGAGGGGGTCGGCACGGTCGTGTCGGTGGGCGAGAGCGTCACCAACCACGCGCCGGGGGACCGGGTGATCATCTCGTGCATCAGCTCGTGCGGGGTGTGCCGGTACTGCCGGAGCCAGATGCCCTCGCACTGTCTGGCCCCCGAGGGGGCACCCGGCATCGGCTGGATCCTCGGGCACCTCATCGACGGGACGCAGGCGGAGCTCGTTCGCGTGCCGTTCGCCGACGGCTCCCTGCACCGGCTGCCACCCGCGGTACCGGACCCGCTGGCCGTCCTGCTCTCCGACATCCTGCCCACGGGCTTCGAGATCGGCGTGCAGTACGGCCAGGTGAAGCCCGGCGACTCCGTCGCGGTGGTCGGTGCCGGACCCGTCGGCCTGGCCGCGGTCGCGACCGCGGGACTGTACGGGGCGGCCACGATCGTCGCGATCGACCGGGACCTGAACCGCCTCGAGGTGGCCAAGGGGCTCGGCGCCACGGTGACTGTCGACGCCTCGGCAGCCGACTGGCGGGAGCAGGTGCTCGCGGCCACCGACGCCGACGGGGTCGACGTCGCCATCGAGTGCGTCGGGATCCCGCAGACCTTCACCATGTGCACCCAGCTCGTCCGACCGGGGGGCCACCTCGCCAACCTCGGCGTGCACGGCAAGCCGGTCGAGCTGGCGTTGCAGGACCTCTGGATCCAGAACCTCACGATCACGACGGGCCTGGTGAACGCGACCACCGTACCCATGCTCCTGCGCCTGGTGGCGGCCGGAAAGCTGCCGGTCGACGCGTTCGTGACCCACCGGTTCGCCCTGGCGGACATCATGGAGGCCTACGGCACGTTCGACGACGCCGCGCAGACGCGGGCGCTGAAGGTGCTGCTGTCCCGCTGA
- a CDS encoding dihydrofolate reductase family protein, which translates to MQLSVNAFVSLDGVMQGPGGPQEDPTGGFTGGGWLVPFDVAGWGPVVDAWFSGTSAVLLGRTTFAMMREYWPLVTDPDNRVAAVLNGGRKYVVSSTLSDEDAAWGDTTVLRGDPVTGVRDLTARGDGDLQVHGSWQLVRALHDAGLVDVYRLLVFPVVVGGGGKRLFDEGVMPTGFDHPTATALPGGVVSVELRGARQGGRETRSYAVQDGKESIA; encoded by the coding sequence ATGCAGCTGTCCGTGAACGCCTTCGTCAGCCTCGACGGGGTCATGCAGGGCCCAGGCGGTCCGCAGGAGGACCCCACCGGCGGGTTCACCGGCGGCGGCTGGCTCGTCCCGTTCGACGTCGCCGGCTGGGGCCCTGTGGTCGATGCCTGGTTCTCCGGCACCTCGGCCGTCCTGCTGGGCCGGACCACCTTCGCCATGATGCGCGAGTACTGGCCGCTGGTCACCGATCCGGACAACAGGGTCGCCGCCGTGCTCAACGGCGGGCGCAAGTACGTCGTGAGCAGCACGCTCAGCGACGAGGACGCCGCCTGGGGCGACACGACCGTCCTGCGCGGCGACCCCGTCACGGGGGTCCGGGACCTCACGGCGCGCGGCGACGGCGACCTGCAGGTCCACGGCAGCTGGCAGCTGGTGCGCGCCCTGCACGACGCCGGTCTCGTCGACGTCTACCGCCTGCTCGTGTTCCCGGTCGTCGTGGGAGGTGGCGGGAAGCGCCTCTTCGACGAGGGCGTGATGCCCACGGGCTTCGACCACCCCACCGCGACGGCGCTCCCGGGTGGCGTCGTCTCGGTCGAGCTGCGGGGCGCGCGGCAGGGTGGTCGCGAGACCCGGTCGTACGCGGTGCAGGACGGGAAGGAGAGCATCGCGTAG
- a CDS encoding MMPL family transporter → MKSTWAMRRPWWAVTFWILLIVALQAASAAFGSAYYDDHTLPGTESQRVSDRLEQSGEPTLDTVAVVFHGAAPVAEDAAVEAALGEIEELPGVESVQAPAVDAHSVSDDGRIAYATVTLETTPLETDPADVRGILDVAEEHATDEVGIELSGASVRGAQESGGAAEGIGILAALVILVFLFGSLVAASLPILSAVLAVGSSIGAAALVSHVTAVPTYAAPMMMLVGLGVGIDYALLIFSRFRSELLAGRPRTEAAIVAQRTAGRSVMFAGATVVIALLGLVVLGLGALRGLAIAVAVTVLMTMLASATLLPALLTLFGGRIERSVRRRAARGRGREADRWRALSDAIARRPWPALVGGVLVLVALTVPMFSLRLGFADAGTDPAGSTTREAYDLLAQGFGAGANGPLVVLAEAPEAEAAGAAEAIRETPGVADVVGPIPGDDGSTVIVFPETGPADDATIDLVHRLRDDVLPAVADEGRFSVGGSTAAAIDFAEGVSDRMPWFVAVVVGISSLLLMTVFRSLLIPLKAAALNLLSIGAALGVMQLVYGEGTLGQAPGPIEAFLPVIVFAVVFGLSMDYEVFLMSRMHEEWRRSGDARHAVREGLAGTGTVITAAAAIMVVVFGSFMLSPSRMLGQMGLGLAVAVLLDAAVVRCLVVPAVMHLFGERAWWLPGPLGRILPTIRLEDPALEAATPSTNPQYARTTSA, encoded by the coding sequence ATGAAGAGCACCTGGGCGATGCGACGGCCGTGGTGGGCGGTGACCTTCTGGATCCTGCTCATCGTGGCCCTGCAGGCTGCGTCGGCTGCCTTCGGCTCGGCGTACTACGACGACCACACGCTGCCGGGCACCGAGTCACAGCGGGTGTCGGACCGCCTGGAGCAGTCCGGCGAGCCCACGCTCGACACGGTCGCGGTGGTCTTCCACGGCGCGGCGCCGGTCGCCGAGGACGCCGCGGTGGAGGCAGCACTCGGCGAGATCGAGGAGCTCCCGGGGGTGGAGTCGGTGCAGGCGCCGGCGGTCGACGCCCACTCGGTCAGCGACGACGGCCGCATCGCATATGCCACCGTGACGCTCGAGACCACCCCGCTCGAGACGGACCCTGCCGACGTCCGGGGCATCCTCGACGTCGCGGAGGAGCACGCCACCGACGAGGTCGGGATCGAGCTCAGCGGCGCCTCGGTCCGGGGCGCGCAGGAGTCGGGCGGCGCCGCCGAGGGCATCGGGATCCTCGCCGCGCTCGTGATCCTGGTGTTCCTGTTCGGCAGCCTCGTCGCGGCATCCCTGCCGATCCTGAGCGCGGTCCTGGCGGTCGGGTCGAGCATCGGTGCGGCGGCCCTGGTGTCGCACGTCACCGCGGTGCCGACGTACGCGGCGCCGATGATGATGCTCGTCGGCCTGGGCGTCGGTATCGACTATGCGCTGCTGATCTTCTCCCGGTTCCGCAGCGAGCTGCTGGCCGGTCGGCCGCGCACCGAGGCCGCGATCGTGGCACAGCGCACAGCCGGGCGGTCCGTCATGTTCGCGGGTGCGACCGTCGTCATCGCCCTGCTCGGCCTGGTTGTGCTCGGCCTCGGCGCGCTCAGGGGTCTTGCCATCGCGGTCGCGGTGACCGTGCTCATGACGATGCTCGCCTCGGCGACGCTCCTGCCGGCGCTGCTGACGCTGTTCGGTGGTCGCATCGAGCGGTCCGTCCGCAGACGCGCCGCACGAGGGCGGGGCCGGGAGGCCGACCGCTGGCGCGCACTGTCCGATGCCATCGCGCGCCGACCGTGGCCGGCCCTGGTCGGCGGCGTCCTCGTCCTCGTCGCCCTCACCGTGCCGATGTTCTCCCTGCGCCTCGGCTTCGCCGACGCCGGCACCGACCCCGCGGGATCGACGACCCGGGAGGCGTACGACCTCCTTGCCCAGGGATTCGGCGCCGGAGCGAACGGGCCGCTCGTCGTCCTCGCGGAGGCCCCTGAGGCCGAGGCGGCCGGCGCCGCCGAGGCGATCCGCGAGACGCCCGGCGTCGCGGACGTGGTCGGACCCATCCCCGGCGACGACGGGTCGACAGTAATCGTCTTCCCGGAGACGGGGCCGGCGGACGATGCCACGATCGACCTCGTGCACCGCCTACGGGACGACGTGCTGCCCGCCGTCGCCGACGAGGGCCGCTTCTCCGTCGGCGGGTCGACCGCGGCCGCCATCGACTTCGCCGAGGGCGTGTCCGACCGGATGCCGTGGTTCGTCGCGGTCGTCGTGGGGATCTCCTCGCTCCTGCTGATGACCGTCTTCCGGTCGCTGCTCATCCCGCTCAAGGCGGCCGCGCTCAACCTGCTGTCCATCGGGGCCGCCCTCGGGGTCATGCAGCTGGTCTATGGCGAAGGCACGCTCGGCCAGGCGCCCGGGCCGATCGAGGCGTTCCTGCCGGTGATCGTGTTCGCCGTCGTCTTCGGGCTCTCCATGGACTACGAGGTGTTCCTCATGTCCCGGATGCACGAGGAGTGGCGGCGAAGCGGTGACGCCCGGCACGCCGTCCGCGAGGGTCTCGCGGGGACCGGCACCGTGATCACGGCCGCCGCGGCGATCATGGTCGTCGTCTTCGGGTCCTTCATGCTCAGCCCGAGCCGGATGCTCGGCCAGATGGGCCTCGGACTGGCCGTCGCGGTCCTCCTCGACGCCGCGGTCGTCCGCTGCCTCGTGGTCCCCGCCGTGATGCACCTGTTCGGTGAGCGCGCGTGGTGGCTGCCCGGTCCGCTCGGCCGCATCCTTCCGACCATCCGCCTGGAGGACCCGGCTCTGGAGGCGGCCACCCCCTCCACGAACCCGCAGTACGCGCGCACCACCTCGGCCTGA
- a CDS encoding multicopper oxidase family protein: MTRVRGRLAAAAVAVTAVLTAGGCVPVNPVGGGGSLSPVESPSSFDIPLPIPPLAPSTVVDGVRVFSLEAQEGTSEIVPGVSTPTWGFNGDVLGPTLRATRGERVAVEVTNSIDEPTTVHWHGMHLPPDMDGGPHQMVEPGDTWRPTWQIDQPAATLWYHPHPHGRTEEHVYRGLAGMFLLDDDRASGLPDDYGVDDVPVIVQDKRLDDDGRLVLDSDGNEVGLLGSTIVTNGVAGAVHEVTTELVRLRLLNGSTARVYDFAFEDDRPFTHVGTDGGLLPTPYETDHVRLSPGERAEIVVSLAPGSETMLVSRAPDLGGVVAPFAVGANDEFPVLRLSAAPELAAAAPVPVAFEPLADDTVDADDAAVTRRFAIQDRSINGRTMDMDRIDETVRVGDTEIWEVTNLDLFPHNWHVHDVQFQVLDVEGDPPGPELGGRKDTVYLEPRRTYRLAMRFEDFADPDTPYMAHCHLLLHEDQGLMAQFVVTDDGRAGRVATTHHDH; encoded by the coding sequence ATGACCCGCGTGCGCGGGCGGCTGGCCGCGGCGGCGGTGGCGGTCACCGCCGTGCTCACGGCCGGGGGATGCGTGCCGGTCAACCCGGTCGGCGGCGGGGGATCGTTGTCACCGGTGGAGTCCCCGTCGTCGTTCGACATCCCGCTGCCGATCCCGCCGCTGGCGCCCTCGACGGTCGTCGACGGCGTCCGGGTGTTCTCCCTCGAGGCGCAGGAGGGAACCTCCGAGATCGTCCCTGGCGTCAGCACACCCACCTGGGGGTTCAACGGCGACGTCCTCGGCCCGACCCTGCGCGCCACGCGCGGGGAGCGCGTCGCTGTCGAGGTGACCAACTCGATCGACGAGCCCACGACGGTGCACTGGCACGGCATGCACCTGCCGCCCGACATGGACGGGGGACCGCACCAGATGGTGGAGCCGGGGGACACCTGGCGTCCCACCTGGCAGATCGACCAGCCGGCGGCCACCCTCTGGTACCACCCGCACCCCCACGGCCGGACCGAGGAGCACGTCTACCGGGGTCTCGCCGGGATGTTCCTGCTGGACGACGACCGCGCCTCCGGCCTGCCGGACGACTACGGCGTCGACGACGTCCCCGTGATCGTGCAGGACAAGCGCCTCGACGACGACGGACGCCTGGTCCTCGACTCCGACGGGAACGAGGTCGGCCTGCTCGGCAGCACCATCGTGACCAACGGCGTCGCCGGCGCGGTGCACGAGGTCACGACGGAGCTCGTGCGGCTCCGCCTGCTCAACGGATCGACGGCCCGCGTCTACGACTTCGCCTTCGAGGACGACCGTCCGTTCACCCACGTCGGCACGGATGGCGGGCTCCTGCCGACGCCGTACGAGACGGACCACGTCCGGCTCTCGCCGGGCGAGCGGGCGGAGATCGTCGTGTCCCTGGCGCCGGGCTCGGAGACGATGCTCGTCTCACGGGCCCCCGACCTCGGCGGGGTCGTTGCACCGTTCGCCGTCGGCGCCAACGACGAGTTCCCCGTGCTGCGGCTGAGCGCGGCCCCTGAGCTGGCGGCCGCGGCACCGGTGCCGGTGGCGTTCGAGCCGCTCGCCGACGACACCGTGGACGCGGACGACGCCGCCGTCACGCGGCGGTTCGCCATCCAGGACCGCAGCATCAACGGCCGGACCATGGACATGGACCGGATCGACGAGACCGTCCGCGTGGGCGACACCGAGATCTGGGAGGTCACGAACCTCGACCTCTTCCCGCACAACTGGCACGTCCACGACGTGCAGTTCCAGGTCCTCGACGTCGAAGGCGACCCGCCGGGACCAGAGCTCGGGGGACGCAAGGACACGGTCTACCTGGAGCCGCGTCGCACCTACCGCCTGGCCATGCGGTTCGAGGACTTCGCCGACCCGGACACCCCGTACATGGCCCACTGCCATCTCCTCCTGCACGAGGACCAGGGGCTGATGGCGCAGTTCGTCGTCACCGACGACGGGCGGGCAGGCCGCGTCGCGACGACGCACCACGACCACTGA
- a CDS encoding FAD-dependent monooxygenase, translating into MRGSAVVVGAGIGGLAAARALLLAGWRVQVRERSDAPTTGGTALGMWPQAMAALDRLDLGDAVRLRSAAQRGGQILRPDGAVLARVGGRGSVHLVSRGDLLATLADSLPDGAIRWGHPVRGPADVPEADLVVAADGIHSVFRPAGPRPLGTVAFRGTVPGTVSTVTETWGRGRLFGITPNGDGATNWFACVRAERVPTDRSPGTTAAALRELFDGWHDGVAAVVDAVDPAGVDRRRLSDLPPLATYVRGRVALLGDAAHAMAPNLGRGACETLLDAVALADALTVGQDVDEGLRRYDRDRRPPTRRLVRLARVVNRVSTAEGGAGPRDLALRGLLTVTPGRRRATDESTVRDPH; encoded by the coding sequence GTGCGTGGTTCTGCTGTGGTGGTCGGTGCGGGCATCGGCGGGCTCGCCGCCGCCCGAGCCCTCCTGCTCGCCGGCTGGCGCGTGCAGGTCCGGGAGCGCAGCGACGCGCCGACCACGGGCGGCACCGCGCTGGGCATGTGGCCGCAGGCCATGGCGGCCCTCGACCGCCTCGACCTGGGCGATGCCGTCCGGCTCCGGTCGGCCGCGCAGCGCGGCGGGCAGATCCTGCGCCCTGACGGCGCGGTCCTCGCGCGCGTCGGCGGCCGGGGGAGCGTCCACCTCGTCTCGCGCGGTGACCTGCTGGCGACGCTCGCCGACAGCCTTCCGGACGGCGCGATCCGGTGGGGGCACCCGGTGCGCGGTCCCGCCGACGTCCCGGAGGCGGACCTCGTCGTGGCGGCGGACGGCATCCACTCCGTGTTCCGGCCGGCGGGCCCGCGGCCGCTCGGCACCGTGGCGTTCCGCGGGACCGTCCCCGGCACGGTGTCCACCGTCACCGAGACGTGGGGCCGCGGCCGGTTGTTCGGCATCACCCCGAACGGCGACGGCGCCACCAACTGGTTCGCCTGCGTGCGGGCGGAGCGCGTGCCCACCGACCGTTCCCCGGGCACGACGGCGGCCGCGCTGCGCGAGCTGTTCGACGGCTGGCACGACGGCGTGGCAGCCGTCGTCGACGCCGTCGACCCGGCTGGTGTCGACCGCCGCCGGCTCTCCGACCTCCCGCCGCTGGCCACCTACGTGAGGGGGAGGGTCGCGCTGCTCGGCGACGCGGCGCACGCCATGGCGCCGAACCTCGGCCGCGGAGCGTGCGAGACGCTGCTGGACGCCGTGGCACTGGCCGACGCGCTGACCGTGGGCCAGGACGTGGACGAGGGACTGCGGCGGTACGACCGGGACCGGCGCCCGCCGACCCGCCGGCTCGTGCGCCTGGCCCGGGTGGTCAACCGGGTGAGCACGGCCGAAGGTGGCGCCGGTCCGCGTGACCTCGCCCTGCGCGGCCTGCTCACCGTCACGCCGGGTCGACGCCGAGCGACCGACGAGTCGACGGTGCGCGACCCGCACTGA
- a CDS encoding response regulator has translation MTTVLMVDDQDLVRAGLRALLTNDPGITVVADAADGERAVELAVRHRPDVVLMDIRMPGTDGIEATRRIRADPRLAQTRVLILTTFDDDDDVIEAIRVGAAGYLLKDTPGPALRQAVHTAAAGGSLLSPAITRRLMDFVAASSPPPAPHPRLGTLSERELEVLERVGHGDTNDEIAVALFLSPATARTYVSRILTKLDARDRTELAIIAHRSGLT, from the coding sequence GTGACGACCGTCCTGATGGTCGACGACCAGGACCTCGTGCGGGCCGGTTTGCGTGCCCTCCTCACCAACGACCCGGGCATCACGGTGGTGGCCGATGCGGCGGACGGGGAGCGCGCGGTCGAGCTGGCCGTGCGCCACCGCCCCGACGTCGTCCTCATGGACATCCGCATGCCCGGCACGGACGGCATCGAGGCGACCCGTCGCATCCGCGCCGATCCGCGGCTCGCGCAGACACGCGTCCTCATCCTGACGACGTTCGACGACGACGACGACGTGATCGAGGCGATCCGCGTCGGTGCGGCCGGCTACCTGCTCAAGGACACCCCCGGACCCGCGTTGCGCCAGGCGGTGCACACCGCTGCGGCGGGCGGCAGCCTCCTGTCCCCGGCGATCACCCGGCGCCTGATGGACTTCGTGGCCGCGAGCTCGCCGCCGCCCGCTCCCCACCCCCGGCTCGGCACGCTGAGCGAGCGCGAGCTCGAGGTGCTCGAGCGGGTCGGCCACGGCGACACCAACGACGAGATCGCCGTGGCGCTCTTCCTCAGCCCGGCGACGGCGCGGACCTACGTGAGCCGGATCCTGACCAAGCTGGACGCCCGCGACCGCACGGAGCTCGCGATCATCGCGCACCGCTCCGGCCTGACCTGA
- a CDS encoding sensor histidine kinase: MAAAEPEAAHPATAPWVADAVLAVAVTLVLSLVIAADVDESRPEGSAYLWAAGLGALMLVRRRYPAAVVALTGVGLFGYYAAGYPPVGVAVPVAAAVFSAAEAGRLAVAVVGSVAILAIATGYRLAVGQAASFVLGYELVWNGLLLAAVVALGDGVRSRRELGVRAREVAALLAERYRRQAEERVTRERLTMARDVHDSVGHALTVVALHAQVAGEAIGRDEAVAADAVDVIRDTTTATLTDLRRTVALLRQAAPAARDVPGLGDLATALRPAQQAGLDVVADIDAGSAPGPAGAVAYRIVQEAITNVVRHARASRVRVDVRADDGILRVRVEDDGPAGVGPSTVGHGITGMRERAEALGGSLTAGPTPTGFVVAAALPMEEEP; this comes from the coding sequence ATGGCAGCCGCGGAACCCGAGGCAGCGCACCCGGCCACCGCACCGTGGGTCGCCGACGCCGTCCTGGCCGTCGCCGTCACGCTGGTCCTGTCGCTCGTGATCGCGGCCGACGTCGACGAGTCCCGACCCGAGGGGTCCGCCTACCTCTGGGCCGCCGGTCTCGGCGCACTGATGCTCGTGCGCCGCCGCTATCCCGCCGCCGTGGTCGCACTCACGGGCGTCGGCCTGTTCGGCTACTACGCCGCCGGCTACCCGCCGGTCGGCGTGGCCGTCCCCGTCGCCGCAGCGGTCTTCTCCGCGGCGGAGGCGGGGCGGCTCGCGGTCGCCGTGGTGGGTTCGGTGGCGATCCTCGCCATCGCGACGGGGTACCGGCTCGCCGTCGGCCAGGCCGCCAGCTTCGTCCTCGGGTACGAGCTCGTGTGGAACGGCCTCCTGCTCGCCGCCGTGGTCGCACTCGGCGACGGGGTCCGATCGCGCCGCGAGCTGGGCGTCCGCGCGCGGGAGGTCGCGGCCCTGCTCGCCGAGCGGTACCGCCGCCAGGCGGAGGAGCGGGTGACGCGCGAGCGCCTGACCATGGCCCGTGACGTGCACGACTCGGTCGGTCATGCGCTGACCGTGGTCGCCCTGCACGCCCAGGTGGCCGGCGAGGCCATCGGGCGGGACGAGGCGGTGGCGGCGGACGCGGTCGACGTCATCCGGGACACGACGACCGCGACCCTGACGGACCTGCGCCGCACGGTGGCGCTGCTCCGGCAGGCCGCACCCGCGGCGCGCGACGTGCCGGGGCTCGGCGACCTGGCCACGGCGCTGCGCCCCGCGCAACAGGCGGGCCTCGACGTGGTGGCCGACATCGACGCCGGGTCCGCGCCCGGGCCCGCCGGAGCGGTGGCGTACCGGATCGTCCAGGAGGCGATCACCAACGTCGTACGGCACGCTCGGGCCAGCCGGGTGCGGGTCGACGTCCGCGCCGACGACGGCATCCTGCGCGTGCGCGTCGAGGACGACGGGCCCGCGGGCGTCGGGCCGAGCACGGTCGGGCACGGCATCACCGGCATGCGTGAGCGTGCCGAGGCGCTGGGCGGGTCGCTCACGGCGGGACCCACCCCGACGGGCTTCGTCGTCGCCGCGGCACTGCCGATGGAGGAGGAACCGTGA